In a genomic window of Zingiber officinale cultivar Zhangliang chromosome 9B, Zo_v1.1, whole genome shotgun sequence:
- the LOC122024278 gene encoding auxin-responsive protein IAA25-like: MKTATIQPPHEVGSSLDTEVKDDKNETDGRENNLELRLGMSPVNGCKSGAKRCFDETSGVFVHPWSLAARQQNAALEQAHQKLKPSLTTVPRNEHPSAVVGWPPVRAFRRNLGFHNQTGSVTAPEAKAEDIHVENKESMASESQEGQTKFVKVNMDGCTVGRKIDLKLHDGYNSLSHALLKMFHNFFSVNCLNNPKQEDERDGAIPTSYILLYEDNEGDRMLAGDVPWELFISSVKRLYITLDLRAHKH, translated from the exons ATGAAGACCGCGACAATTCAACCGCCTCACGAGGTCGGAAGTAGCCTAGATACAGAGGTTAAAGATGACAAAAATGAGACTGATGGCCGCGAAAACAACTTGGAGCTGAGGCTCGGTATGTCTCCAGTGAATGGTTGTAAATCAGGAGCAAAGAGGTGTTTCGACGAGACGTCAGGGGTCTTTGTCCACCCTTGGAGCCTGGCAGCCCGGCAGCAGAACGCGGCTCTGGAGCAAGCACACCAGAAGCTGAAACCTTCTTTAACTACAGTCCCAAG AAATGAGCATCCTTCAGCTGTTGTGGGTTGGCCTCCAGTCCGGGCCTTTCGAAGGAACTTGGGGTTTCACAATCAAACAGGGTCAGTGACCGCTCCAGAGGCAAAGGCAGAGGACATCCATGTCGAAAATAAAGAGAGCATGGCAAGTGAAAGCCAAGAAGGGCAGACAAAGTTTGTAAAGGTGAACATGGATGGTTGCACGGTGGGTAGGAAGATTGACCTCAAACTCCATGATGGCTATAATTCACTGTCACATGCCCTGCTGAAGATGTTCCACAACTTTTTCTCTG TGAACTGCTTGAACAACCCAAAGCAGGAGGATGAGCGGGATGGGGCCATTCCTACCAGCTACATTCTTCTCTACGAAGACAACGAAGGCGACCGGATGCTCGCCGGCGACGTGCCTTGGGA GTTGTTCATCAGTTCAGTGAAACGGTTGTACATCACACTGGATCTTAGAGCACACAAACACTGA